Proteins encoded within one genomic window of Corynebacterium aurimucosum:
- the hemC gene encoding hydroxymethylbilane synthase, giving the protein MLKIGTRGSLLATTQSGHVQEWLQQEGYEAELHIVTTQGDVNMAPVERIGVGVFTQALREAVDRGECEIAVHSFKDLPTAADERFDLVVPQRQDVREALIARDGLTLKELPEGARVGTSAPRRISQLRAMRPDLDIRPLRGNIDTRMGKVTSGELDAVLLAYAGLVRAGYADRATEVFDPEVFMPAPAQGALAIEAVKGTEAAKAIALLADAPATAATRAERTVLSQLEAGCTAPVAATSHWEGEQLVVRGGVFALDGSRQLIAQAQGSASEAEELGRAISKELFAQGAADVLAAE; this is encoded by the coding sequence ATGTTGAAGATCGGTACCCGAGGATCCCTCTTAGCCACTACTCAGTCGGGCCACGTGCAGGAGTGGTTGCAGCAGGAAGGCTATGAGGCCGAGCTGCACATCGTTACCACGCAGGGTGACGTCAACATGGCTCCTGTGGAGCGCATCGGCGTGGGTGTGTTTACGCAGGCCCTGCGTGAGGCCGTCGACCGCGGCGAGTGTGAGATCGCAGTGCACTCCTTCAAGGACCTTCCCACGGCTGCCGACGAGCGTTTCGACCTCGTGGTGCCGCAGCGCCAGGACGTCCGTGAGGCGCTCATCGCCCGCGATGGTCTGACCCTCAAGGAGCTGCCGGAGGGCGCACGTGTGGGTACCTCCGCGCCGCGGCGCATCAGTCAGCTGCGCGCTATGCGCCCGGACCTGGACATCCGTCCGCTGCGCGGCAACATCGATACCCGCATGGGCAAGGTCACCAGCGGCGAGCTCGACGCCGTCCTCCTGGCCTACGCTGGCCTCGTGCGCGCGGGCTATGCTGATCGCGCCACCGAGGTTTTCGATCCGGAGGTCTTCATGCCCGCGCCTGCGCAGGGCGCGCTGGCTATCGAGGCCGTCAAGGGAACTGAGGCAGCGAAGGCCATCGCCTTGCTTGCCGACGCCCCCGCCACCGCCGCCACCCGCGCCGAGCGCACCGTGCTCTCCCAGCTGGAGGCCGGTTGCACCGCGCCGGTCGCTGCCACTTCCCACTGGGAAGGCGAGCAGCTGGTCGTTCGCGGCGGTGTCTTCGCCCTCGACGGCTCCCGTCAGCTCATCGCTCAGGCCCAGGGCTCGGCAAGCGAGGCAGAAGAATTGGGACGTGCAATCTCCAAGGAGCTCTTCGCTCAGGGCGCTGCGGACGTGCTGGCAGCGGAATAA